The genomic segment TTGTCGAAGTCAACAACCCACAAGTTCTCCGGGCGGCGGGTCACGCTCAGGCCATTCGCCCAGGGCCGCACCACTTGCGCGTTCGATTGACCATGAGGATTAGGCTGCGCTAGCCAAGCTACGGCTGTTTCGCGGGGAACGTCAAACGGGCCGTTCTTCTGCGTGCCGATGAATGAGGCTTCGGCATTGGCAGACAACTTGGTAGCTGTCGTCAGGTCGCCACCACCTGCGGCATCTTGTGCGCTCAGGTCGGCAGCAATCAGCGCAACGGAAGTACTGTTTAAACAGGCTTCTTGGTCAGCATGGCCAAACGCCACCAAGGACACTCGGACTGCCGCGCCTTCATTCACCCAGCCTTCGTCACCCCAAGCTTCGTAAATGCGCGTGGTCGAGCAAATAGCTTCCAGAACTTTGCGATTGGCTCCGCCACGTATGGAGTTGGTCGACACCAAGCCGGCTGCGCCCAAACCATGGCTCTCGATAGCTTTGCGAGACTTTTCAAACCAATAGCACACCAAGTCGGCACCACCGGGGACGCGATCGGCATAGACCTTGCGCAGGGTGAGTGTGTAGGCCTCGCCTAACTCACGGATCATTTTTCGGTCGCCCAAAAACGGCGGATTCCCAATCACCACGCTGGCTTTGGGCCACTGGGCTTCTTCTACTGCGGGCGGTGCATCCGGATCGTCCTCCATTGGCACAAAGGTCAGCAGCGCATCGCGGCACTCAATATGATCCAGCGGCTCCAGCACGGGGTTGGTCTTGAAGTCGTAGCCATGCTCAATGCGCCACTGCAGTTCGCCAATCCACACCGTTACCCGCGCTAGTTCGGCGGCGTATTCGTTGAGCTCGATGCCCAACACGTTGTGCGGGCCAGTGACCAAGTCGGCCTGCCGGTCGAGCCCTAGGTTGGCGGCATCGAGGTGGCTTTTGTGCTCTATATCTTTCAGGGCTTTGAGGCCAAGGAATAAAAAGTTACCGCTGCCGCAGGCCGGATCGAGCACGCGGTAGGCGTTGAGTTGCTCAAGCCAGTCGTGAAAAAGCCGCTCTGCTGCCTGAAACGAGGCATCACCTGCCGAAGCCCGGAAATGCCTGCCGCCCGCGGAATAGGCCGCTCGTCGCTTTTGCTTACTCTTAGCCATTAGCGTCCGTATTTCCTGCGCTACTAGCTCCCATTTTTGTAGCAGTGGGCGGGTCAACACCGGCTCCACGATGCGCAGGATAGTGGCCGGGTCGGTGTAGTGGGCACCGAGCTGGCTGCGTTTGGCGGGGTCCAGGCCCCGTTCAAACAGGGTGCCGAAGATGGACACATCAATAGCCGACCAGTTCAGCGAGGCCGCGTTGCGCAACTCGGTCACTTCCATGATGGTGAGCATCGGCACTTTCACCTTCTTGAACAGCCCACCGTTGAACCACGGGATGTCGTCGTTGCCATACAGGCCGCCCTTGCGCATCACCGTGAACAGGTTGGTAAGGCCCTGGCTGAGTCGGTCGGCGGTGAGTTGTTTGTTGTTGACCAGCCCTTCAAACATGCGACCGGGGAGCAGGCCCACGTCTTCCGCAAAGAAGCAAAACAGGCACTGGGTAAGGAAGTGGGCGACTTCATCTGCGTGCTCGCTGGTGCCCGGGCCGCGTTTGCGCAGGCCTTCGGCCAGGGTGGCAAAGCTCTTGGCGGCGGCTTCGGTGATGTCACGGCTGGTTTTCTTGGGGCGAAAGCTCTCAGGGTCGGTCCACAAGCGGCGTAGCAAGGCTTGTTTTTCGGGCTGGGCCAGCTCGGCCAGCAACACGGTGTGCACCTCAGACGGATGGCCGTTGAATTGGGTGTGGATGCGGATGGTGAGCCGGTCGCACACCACCAGCAGTGGCGGGTTGCTGAGCGCTAGGCTGTAGGTCAGCAGTTGCTTGAGCGCGGCATCCAAGTTGCGCCCAGGTGCTTTGTTTTCCCAAGCGAAGTGGTTGCGCTTGAACACGTCGGCATAGCCACGGGCTTCGCCCAGGATGAGTGTGTCTTGCTCAAACAGGTAGTCGCCATCGGTGCCGGGTGTGGGCACGCCCAGCAATTGGCACAGGTCCATAAAGTGTGGCTGTGCGCCTTGGCGCTCGTTCAGTTCATATGACGGGCCACCGGGGCCCCATTTAGCGATGAATTGCTGCGGCGTCATGTTGTATCCCTGCTTGTTATTAGTTTTTGCTCGCTAGAGCTTTTAGCTGATACAGCGCGTCCATCGCTTCCCTGGGGCTCAGTGCATCAGGATTGATGGCCGAAAGCGCCGATTCCAGTGCGCTAGTCGCTACTACTTCTGTAGCGGGTGGCGCGGCGAAAAGGTCTACTTGGGTTTGGGATTCGCTGGCCTGGGCTTCCAGCGCGTCCAAAGTATGGCGGGCGTGGTTGAGCACGGCGGCGGGCATGCCGGCCAGGCGGGCCACTTGCACGCCGTAGCTTTTGCTGGCCGGGCCGGGCTCAATGGCGTGCAGGAACACAATGTCGCGGCCCGCTTCGGCAGCGCTCACATGCACATTCAGCGCCGCGTGGTGGGTGGCGGGGAACTCGGTGAGCTCGAAGTAGTGGGTGGCAAACAGGGTGAACGCCTGCGTTTTGTCGTGAAGCTGGGTGGCTATTGCCGAGGCCAAGGCTAGGCCGTCAAAAGTGCTGGTGCCGCGGCCGATTTCGTCCATCAGCACCAGGCTATGGGGTGTAG from the Rhodoferax potami genome contains:
- a CDS encoding class I SAM-dependent DNA methyltransferase, which produces MTPQQFIAKWGPGGPSYELNERQGAQPHFMDLCQLLGVPTPGTDGDYLFEQDTLILGEARGYADVFKRNHFAWENKAPGRNLDAALKQLLTYSLALSNPPLLVVCDRLTIRIHTQFNGHPSEVHTVLLAELAQPEKQALLRRLWTDPESFRPKKTSRDITEAAAKSFATLAEGLRKRGPGTSEHADEVAHFLTQCLFCFFAEDVGLLPGRMFEGLVNNKQLTADRLSQGLTNLFTVMRKGGLYGNDDIPWFNGGLFKKVKVPMLTIMEVTELRNAASLNWSAIDVSIFGTLFERGLDPAKRSQLGAHYTDPATILRIVEPVLTRPLLQKWELVAQEIRTLMAKSKQKRRAAYSAGGRHFRASAGDASFQAAERLFHDWLEQLNAYRVLDPACGSGNFLFLGLKALKDIEHKSHLDAANLGLDRQADLVTGPHNVLGIELNEYAAELARVTVWIGELQWRIEHGYDFKTNPVLEPLDHIECRDALLTFVPMEDDPDAPPAVEEAQWPKASVVIGNPPFLGDRKMIRELGEAYTLTLRKVYADRVPGGADLVCYWFEKSRKAIESHGLGAAGLVSTNSIRGGANRKVLEAICSTTRIYEAWGDEGWVNEGAAVRVSLVAFGHADQEACLNSTSVALIAADLSAQDAAGGGDLTTATKLSANAEASFIGTQKNGPFDVPRETAVAWLAQPNPHGQSNAQVVRPWANGLSVTRRPENLWVVDFDKMSEADASLFELPFAHAAQHVKPTRLELRRDWHRLHWWSHGDPRPAMKLALAEIPRQIISPRVSKHRVFAWFNSAVLPDSAVVAITRADDTTFGILHSRFHELWSLRMGTSLEDRPRYTPTTCFETFPFPEGLTPADTAHQRTELVAGGALIPAGLSESNQPLAHALYAQAATKTVATSIAQAAKRLNDLRENWLNPPEWTERLPEVVPLGMTTSPYPDRIVPKLGFEKDLAQRTLTKLYNQRPAWLQAAHEALDQAVAAAYGWSDYTTAMPDEEVLKRLLALNLARSKS